In Pyxicephalus adspersus chromosome 12, UCB_Pads_2.0, whole genome shotgun sequence, a genomic segment contains:
- the ZNF687 gene encoding zinc finger protein 687, translating to MGDMKTPDFDDLLAAFDIPDMDARDAIHSEPEDEGQAKPAPGEAVSSDHGLPHTDITAVSVMVKNTVCPEQVDLLDMHGKEVHGLGPRLLQNGFNSPEVPRSSVSAAANGGESWGPRAKAKPIDLFTEFPPVENPIDSHVSDLIDRPRDIKPKERPIFETPDPVLCPPSSDSPAEGANSLTRVIPQAYSKMAPGTGPLGLSLSTHVIKEEPVEKSPQSPTDPRESSLEHLQHVHYPTEGPPVSSWTNTDGAKRLLPKTSQPGSPEDATLKAPSNTAPVVELSEVRKEPKTSPETKVPKEEPGWSPKSSTSDVEEEEGISSPSSNSSRPLKVRIKTIKTQSGSITRTVTTVSSDSDTVVSALVSEESPQLPVSESSQEEPTEPTHDDKVQSPQKGDLPSKMETSPGVKLPLGNGVKFQGPILPVSTIQNASSVMLMAASVAQQKAVVMPTNTGKVVAKNIIHLVQQPLHTSIPLTNINLNNQGSNTTPITTTTSPQRNATVVMVQSQKPAPPVTGTVISRTQSSLVESFNKILNSKNLLPTYKPNLTPPADSSLSLPVFGFRCLECGDSFALEKSLARHYDRRSMRIEVTCNHCTKRLVFFNKCSLLLHARKHKDNGLVMQCSHLVMRPIALEQMIGQPDVTPLVSVAVLTPGKASTPGPAQDAPPTAASTSPSGDPALLPEQSVYSTFRCLECKEQCKNKAGLAQHFQQVATTAGNGVTVCPLCPMMMPNRCSFEAHQRMHKQAPPNVCPECGGNFRIENFQTHLKETCLHFSRRIGYRCQSCALVFGGVNSIKSHIQTAHCEVFHKCPICPMAFKSAPSAHAHIYTQHPGFSNQQAKMIYKCAMCDTVFTHKPLLCSHLDHSHFDQHLGNQRVSVFKCPECPLLFAQKRTMLEHLKTTHNSVVKEDPPQTPESVTPKPEPMEMPVTRLPDPVPETGPDPEPEMEDSSSSDSPSSPEVKKKTKPKEARKPDGPRQRSNCWTCGICHSWFPERDEYVVHMKREHGKSVKKFPCRLCDRSFCSAPSLRRHVRVNHEGIKRVYPCRYCTEGKRTFSSRLILEKHIQVRHGIKITDQTRSQEVMVTRNIRSQASLRKRKLSTDESGSDEPEKIKPALPKPKRSFQCRVCGYKTASLSDFRQHIPQHCTDESSHQCRECGMCFTSPSSLSRHRFMTHKMKGAAEEELEPPQKVEESTDGKLSCQVCNKTFDSQLNLNTHFRTHGMAFIKQRQSGATDN from the exons ATGGGTGACATGAAAACCCCGGACTTTGATGACCTCCTGGCTGCATTTGATATTCCAGACATGGATGCCCGGGATGCCATTCACTCTGAGCCTGAAGATGAAGGCCAGGCTAAGCCGGCACCGGGAGAAGCAGTCAGCTCTGATCACGGACTTCCTCACACGGACATCACGGCGGTCAGCGTCATGGTCAAGAACACGGTTTGTCCCGAACAGGTGGATCTGCTTGACATGCATGGGAAAGAGGTCCATGGGCTGGGCCCTCGGCTCCTTCAGAATGGATTCAACAGTCCAGAGGTCCCCCGATCATCTGTATCCGCAGCTGCTAATGGTGGGGAGAGCTGGGGACCCCGGGCAAAAGCCAAACCCATTGACTTGTTCACTGAATTCCCCCCAGTGGAGAATCCCATTGATAGCCACGTGTCGGACTTAATCGATAGGCCCCGGGATATTAAACCCAAGGAAAGGCCGATATTTGAGACCCCAGATCCGGTTCTTTGTCCTCCTTCCAGTGATTCCCCAGCAGAGGGTGCAAATAGCCTGACCAGAGTCATTCCCCAGGCCTACAGCAAGATGGCGCCAGGCACTGGACCTTTAGGCCTGAGTCTAAGCACTCACGTCATTAAGGAGGAGCCTGTAGAAAAAAGTCCACAGAGTCCAACAGATCCAAGAGAGAGTTCATTAGAACATTTGCAGCATGTTCACTACCCTACCGAAGGACCCCCCGTGTCCTCCTGGACCAACACGGACGGAGCTAAGAGACTGTTGCCAAAAACAAGCCAGCCGGGCAGTCCAGAAGACGCAACCCTCAAGGCTCCATCTAACACAGCACCAGTAGTGGAGTTGTCAGAAGTCCGGAAAGAACCCAAAACAAGTCCTGAGACTAAAGTACCGAAGGAGGAGCCAGGCTGGAGCCCAAAAAGTTCAACCAGTGACGTGGAGGAGGAAGAAGGGATTAGTTCCCCATCATCAAATTCATCGAGACCTCTCAAAGTCCGTATCAAGACCATAAAGACCCAATCAGGGAGCATCACCAGGACAGTCACCACGGTGTCCTCGGATTCGGATACAGTGGTCTCTGCTCTGGTGTCTGAGGAATCGCCGCAACTTCCAGTTTCGGAATCCAGCCAAGAAGAGCCCACGGAGCCCACACATGATGATAAAGTCCAATCACCACAAAAGGGCGATCTGCCCTCCAAAATGGAGACCTCTCCTGGGGTCAAACTTCCTCTAGGCAATGGTGTCAAATTCCAAGGCCCCATCCTTCCCGTCTCCACCATTCAGAACGCCAGCAGTGTGATGCTAATGGCGGCCAGCGTCGCCCAACAGAAGGCAGTGGTCATGCCAACCAACACAGGCAAAGTGGTGGCCAAGAACATCATCCACCTGGTACAGCAACCTCTTCATACCAGCATCCCCCTGACCAACATAAACCTGAACAACCAGGGGTCCAACACCACCCCCATCACCACTACAACCAGCCCACAACGTAACGCTACTGTAGTCATGGTGCAGTCCCAGAAACCGGCACCACCTGTGACCGGCACCGTCATCTCCCGAACACAGTCCAGTTTGGTTGAATCCTTCAACAAGATTCTGAACAGCAAGAACTTACTGCCAACGTACAAGCCGAATCTCACGCCTCCGGCAGACTCTAGCCTCAGCCTGCCAGTCTTTGGGTTCCGATGTTTAGAATGTGGCGATTCGTTCGCCTTGGAGAAAAGCTTAGCCAGGCACTACGACCGGCGGAGTATGAGGATTGAGGTGACCTGTAACCACTGCACCAAGCGCCTGGTCTTCTTTAACAAATGCAGCTTACTCCTTCATGCCCGCAAACACAAGGACAACGGGCTGGTCATGCAGTGCTCCCACCTGGTCATGCGACCCATCGCCTTGGAGCAGATGATTGGACAGCCAGATGTCACGCCTCTCGTCTCCGTGGCTGTGCTGACTCCCGGAAAAGCGTCCACCCCCGGCCCCGCCCAGGACGCCCCCCCCACGGCTGCCTCGACCAGTCCATCTGGGGATCCGGCACTTCTTCCCGAACAGTCGGTCTACTCCACATTTAGGTGCCTGGAGTGCAAGGAGCAGTGCAAGAACAAGGCCGGGCTGGCGCAGCATTTCCAGCAGGTGGCGACCACGGCCGGTAATGGCGTCACG GTGTGCCCCCTCTGCCCCATGATGATGCCCAATCGGTGCAGTTTCGAGGCCCACCAGCGCATGCACAAGCAGGCCCCACCTAACGTCTGCCCTGAGTGTGGGGGTAACTTCCGGATCGAGAATTTCCAAACTCACCTGAAGGAGACTTGCCTACACTTCTCTCGGAGGATCGGTTACAG GTGTCAAAGCTGCGCACTGGTATTCGGAGGTGTCAATTCCATCAAATCTCACATCCAGACGGCACACTGCGAGGTCTTCCATAAGTGCCCCATCTGCCCCATGGCCTTCAAGTCTGCCCCCAGTGCTCACGCTCACATTTACACCCAACACCCGGGATTCAGCAATCAGCAGGCCAA AATGATCTACAAGTGTGCAATGTGTGACACGGTTTTTACCCACAAGCCTCTGCTCTGCTCTCACTTGGATCATTCACACTTCGACCAGCACCTGGGTAACCAGAGAGTGAGCGTCTTTAAGTGCCCGGAGTGCCCCCTGCTGTTTGCCCAGAAGCGGACCATGCTGGAGCACCTGAAG ACCACCCACAACAGTGTGGTAAAGGAAGATCCTCCCCAGACACCAGAATCTGTCACCCCCAAGCCGGAACCCATGGAGATGCCAGTGACCCGACTGCCAGATCCAGTACCGGAGACAGGACCGGATCCAGAACCGGAAATGGAGGATTCCTCGTCCTCGGATTCTCCCAGCTCCCCAGAGGTGAAGAAGAAAACCAAACCCAAAGAAGCCCGCAAACCCGACGGACCGCGCCAGAGGAGCAACTGCTGGACCTGCGGCATCTGCCACTCCTGGTTCCCCGAGAGGGACGAATATGTGGTGCATATGAAGAGGGAGCATGGCAAG TCTGTAAAGAAATTTCCCTGCCGGCTGTGTGACCGCTCCTTCTGCTCCGCCCCCAGCTTGCGGCGCCACGTGCGGGTAAATCATGAAGGCATAAAGCGGGTTTACCCCTGCCG GTACTGCACGGAGGGTAAACGCACTTTCAGCAGCCGCCTTATTCTGGAGAAACACATCCAAGTGCGTCATGGCATCAAAATCACTGATCAGACCCGGAGCCAGGAGGTGATGGTGACCCGAAACATCCGCTCTCAG GCCTCTTTAAGGAAGAGAAAACTCTCAACGGATGAATCCGGGAGCGACGAACCTGAGAAAATCAAACCGGCCCTCCCAAAGCCGAAGCGAAGCTTCCAGTGCCGAGTGTGCGGTTACAAGACGGCCAGCCTGAGCGACTTCCGGCAGCATATTCCCCAGCACTGCACGGACGAGAGCTCCCACCAGTGCCGGGAGTGTGGAATGTGCTTCACATCCCCCAGCTCGCTGAGCCGCCATCGCTTTATGACCCACAAGATGAAGGGGGCGGCCGAGGAGGAGCTGGAACCTCCCCAAAAGGTGGAAGAGAGCACAGACGGAAAACTGTCCTGCCAGGTGTGCAACAAAACCTTTGACAGCCAACTCAACCTCAACACTCATTTCCGCACCCACGGCATGGCCTTCATCAAACAGCGCCAGAGCGGGGCCACTGACAACTGA